The following is a genomic window from Antricoccus suffuscus.
TTCTGCATCGCATCGAGCTGATCAGGCTGCGGCGCAAGATCCGGATGCCAGGAGTAGAAAGGTGTTTTGGCCAATACATCGATCTTCTGACCGGTCGCGTCCGCAACGATCTTAAGGACGTCCTGGTTCTTAGATAGATCGCCCTGCGAATCCTTCGCGCCCTTGACCAATGCCGAGAAGAACTTCTGCGCAGTAGCGCTCTTTGCGAAGTCGGCGCCGAACATCACGCCGGTGCCCGTGGTGCCCTTAGCCGGTACGGCGAGCGCGGTAGCGACCCCATTGAGCTCCATGTTGGTGCTGAACGGCGCGCTCGGCAGTGCCGCGTCGACACCGCCGGACTTCAGCGCAGCCTCCATATCGGGGCTGCCAAGGTTGACCGGCTCGACGTCCTTGAGCGTCAGGTCCGCGGTCTTAAGAATTGCGGCGAGCAGGTAGCCGCCGGTCGCTCCAGGTCCGCCGGCGACGGCGATTTTCTTGCCCTTGAGGTCGGCGAGCTTCGTGACCTTACCGGAGTCCACCAGCGATTTTGAAACCTCGAGCGCGGTCGGAGACTTCGCCTTGTCGCCGGTCGAGATACCCATCGATCCGACAACCTTGAACTTGAGGCCCGAGTTCAGCGCGTTGAACATGCCCGCCGAGAAGCCGGCGACCATGACATCGAGCTTGCCGGATGCGAGCAGCGGGACGCTGTCCTGACCGGACTTGATCGCCTCGAGCTGGACATCGAGACCGGCGTCCTTGAAGTAGCCCTTAGCCTGAGCGACGTACAGCGGCGTAAACAACGCCGAGGTCACATGAGCGACCTTGACGACGGTGGTACCGCCCTTGCCTTTGTCGCTCGACTTGCCGGAGTCGCTGCTGCTGCTGCCGCAACCGGCGAGCGCGAGTAGTCCGACGACGGCCGCCGCGGCGACTTTGATCGCGGTACGTTTCCTAGTCAATTCAGTCTTTTCCATTTCCCCTAGTCGCGGGTCTTCCCGCGTTTCCATGGCAGCGAAAGTCGTTCGGCGATCGCGAATAGTCCGGTCAGTACGGCGCCGAGCACCGCAACGGTAACCAGCCCGACGTACATCTGTTCCGGTTGGAACAGTTGCCACGAGTTCCAAATCAAGAATCCGAGACCGGTGTTCGACGCTACGAACTCGACCGCGGTCACGACGATGACCGCCGTACCGGTGGCGATCCGGAATCCGGAGAAGATAAAGGGCAGCGCGCCGGGCAGGATGATCAGCCGGAATCGATTAAGGCCGGTGGCGCCGTATGCGCGCGCCGCCTCCAGCACCTTGTCGTCGATCTGGCGAACGCCGGCGACGGTATTGATCTGCATGACGAAGAATACCGAGATCGTCACCGCGAGCACCTTAGGCGTCTCGGTCAGACCGAAAATCAGCAAAAGCAGCGGCAGAATGGCGATTTTCGGCAGCGCGTACAACGCGGCGAACATCGGGCCGAGTGCCGCGTTCAGCGCCCGCCAAGCACCCATGGCCAGGCCCAGCACGATACCGAGCACCGAACCAATGACCATCCCGAGCGCTAACCGGCGCAACGTCGCACCGACATGCGTCATCAAGTCGCCGCTGGTGATCATCTCGACGCCGCGGTCGATGATCTTCGTCGGCGGCGGGAAGAGCCGGGCGTCGATGATGCCCTGGCGCGCGGTGAATTCCCACAGCGCAAGCAATACCAGTGGCGTGAGGATTGCCAGCGCGATGTCACGAGTTCGTAGTCGCACCGCTCGCTTGTGTGCGGCGGCCGCCGCGGCCAAGGTCCGGTCGGCGCGGCTGACATCCAGATCTGGGGAAGCTTGCGTACT
Proteins encoded in this region:
- a CDS encoding ABC transporter substrate-binding protein gives rise to the protein MEKTELTRKRTAIKVAAAAVVGLLALAGCGSSSSDSGKSSDKGKGGTTVVKVAHVTSALFTPLYVAQAKGYFKDAGLDVQLEAIKSGQDSVPLLASGKLDVMVAGFSAGMFNALNSGLKFKVVGSMGISTGDKAKSPTALEVSKSLVDSGKVTKLADLKGKKIAVAGGPGATGGYLLAAILKTADLTLKDVEPVNLGSPDMEAALKSGGVDAALPSAPFSTNMELNGVATALAVPAKGTTGTGVMFGADFAKSATAQKFFSALVKGAKDSQGDLSKNQDVLKIVADATGQKIDVLAKTPFYSWHPDLAPQPDQLDAMQKTWMDAGLLNYDKTIKASTYVEDKFAKAAK
- a CDS encoding ABC transporter permease, which codes for MTTSTQASPDLDVSRADRTLAAAAAAHKRAVRLRTRDIALAILTPLVLLALWEFTARQGIIDARLFPPPTKIIDRGVEMITSGDLMTHVGATLRRLALGMVIGSVLGIVLGLAMGAWRALNAALGPMFAALYALPKIAILPLLLLIFGLTETPKVLAVTISVFFVMQINTVAGVRQIDDKVLEAARAYGATGLNRFRLIILPGALPFIFSGFRIATGTAVIVVTAVEFVASNTGLGFLIWNSWQLFQPEQMYVGLVTVAVLGAVLTGLFAIAERLSLPWKRGKTRD